Proteins from one Listeria weihenstephanensis genomic window:
- a CDS encoding DUF1801 domain-containing protein, with protein MTIEEYIEDIDPEKKAAFIQLMQVIDANIPEGFEKEIQYGMPSYVVPKSRYPDGYHCDTSLSLPFIAIAAQKSNIAVHHLGIYADSELLSWFQAEYPNYMTTKLNMGKGCIRFTNPKKTPYELIGELASKITVDQWISQYESSFKPKKLK; from the coding sequence ATGACTATTGAAGAGTATATAGAAGACATCGATCCTGAGAAAAAAGCCGCTTTCATACAGTTGATGCAAGTTATTGATGCCAATATTCCCGAAGGCTTTGAAAAAGAAATCCAATATGGCATGCCGTCTTACGTTGTTCCAAAATCGCGTTATCCTGACGGCTACCATTGCGATACCAGCCTTTCTCTACCATTTATCGCGATTGCTGCACAGAAAAGTAATATCGCTGTTCATCATTTGGGAATATACGCAGATTCAGAGCTACTTTCTTGGTTCCAAGCGGAGTATCCAAACTATATGACAACGAAACTCAACATGGGTAAAGGCTGTATCCGATTCACCAACCCAAAGAAAACCCCCTACGAACTCATCGGTGAATTGGCTAGTAAAATTACCGTGGATCAATGGATCTCGCAATATGAAAGTTCATTCAAACCAAAAAAGTTGAAGTAA